A genomic window from Microbacterium sp. ET2 includes:
- a CDS encoding alpha/beta fold hydrolase, whose protein sequence is MTRPVLTLTDAGGPAGAPLVVLGNSLGTSTILWEQVVPALRDRFRVRAFDLPGHGVSPAATDAFSVADLADALAEEIAEPFHYVGVSLGGAVGLELALRHPSLVRSATVIASGARIGTAEGWQERAAQVRQQSTSSLIIASAGRWFAPDTIAEKPDLTGRLLHSLRDADAESYARCCEALAAHDVRDRLGEITVPVLAVWGGHDQVTPESFAREIADGVARGRATGIPTAAHLPPADDPTATAAVVAEFISEIERTSDDPA, encoded by the coding sequence ATGACCCGCCCCGTGCTCACCCTCACCGATGCCGGCGGCCCGGCAGGCGCCCCGCTCGTGGTGCTCGGCAACTCGCTCGGCACCTCGACGATCCTGTGGGAGCAGGTCGTTCCGGCCCTTCGGGACCGGTTCCGGGTACGCGCGTTCGACCTCCCCGGTCACGGTGTGTCCCCGGCGGCGACCGACGCGTTCTCCGTCGCCGATCTCGCCGACGCCCTCGCCGAGGAGATCGCGGAACCGTTCCACTACGTGGGCGTGTCGCTCGGGGGCGCCGTCGGGTTGGAGCTGGCCCTGCGGCATCCGTCCCTCGTCCGCTCCGCAACGGTCATCGCCTCGGGTGCCAGGATCGGCACGGCCGAGGGATGGCAGGAGCGTGCCGCACAGGTGCGGCAGCAGTCGACGTCGTCGCTCATCATCGCCTCGGCGGGACGATGGTTCGCCCCCGACACCATCGCCGAGAAACCCGACCTGACCGGGCGGCTCCTGCATTCCCTGCGCGACGCCGACGCCGAGAGTTACGCCCGCTGCTGCGAAGCGCTCGCCGCCCACGACGTGCGCGACCGTTTGGGAGAGATCACCGTTCCCGTGCTGGCGGTGTGGGGCGGACACGACCAGGTCACCCCCGAGAGCTTCGCCCGCGAGATCGCCGACGGCGTCGCGCGAGGCCGCGCCACCGGCATCCCGACCGCCGCCCACCTGCCGCCCGCGGACGACCCGACCGCCACGGCGGCCGTGGTCGCCGAGTTCATCAGCGAGATCGAGAGGACATCGGATGACCCGGCCTGA
- the pcaC gene encoding 4-carboxymuconolactone decarboxylase has product MTRPDGEGLTDQERYDQGMSVRREVLSHAHVDRAIAGTTPLTADFQDFITRVAWGDVWSRPGLDRRARSVAVLTALIALGHHEELAMHLRAALRNGLTVDEVREVILQSAVYCGVPAANTAFRIAAEVYADGP; this is encoded by the coding sequence ATGACCCGGCCTGACGGCGAAGGACTGACCGACCAGGAGCGATACGACCAGGGCATGTCGGTGCGCCGCGAGGTGCTCTCACACGCCCACGTCGACCGCGCGATCGCGGGGACGACTCCGCTGACGGCGGACTTCCAGGACTTCATCACCCGCGTCGCCTGGGGGGACGTGTGGTCGCGCCCGGGGCTCGATCGCCGCGCCCGCTCGGTGGCCGTGCTGACCGCTCTCATCGCGCTCGGCCATCACGAGGAGCTGGCGATGCACCTGCGGGCCGCGCTTCGCAATGGCCTCACCGTCGACGAGGTGCGCGAGGTCATCCTGCAGTCGGCGGTGTACTGCGGGGTGCCCGCCGCCAACACGGCGTTCCGCATCGCTGCGGAGGTCTACGCCGACGGGCCATGA
- a CDS encoding hotdog domain-containing protein: protein MSAEPPVTDAAAPADRVTMRFLALPHDAAAGGLSVAAGSVMEWIDQAGYACAVGWSGRYCVTAYVGNVQHTRPIAPGSLVAVHARVVHTGRSSVHVAVTVEAADIRSRRYEPATTCMLVFVAVDDDRRPASVPEWTPRTDADRALGAIATSRIAARDTIKKAMLSQVYTDDTAAPRSQMRFLAPPSAVNFGGAAHGGTVMGWIDEAAFACAAAWSSDKAVAVYSGGIHFLAPVRIGHVVEPRRPPDLHRAPQHAHRRAGALRRPPDARRDDPHHAVHHGLRRSRPGRPCPRRSTLGARAR from the coding sequence ATGAGCGCTGAGCCGCCCGTGACGGATGCCGCCGCCCCCGCCGATCGCGTGACGATGCGCTTTCTCGCGCTTCCGCACGACGCCGCCGCCGGCGGCCTCTCCGTCGCTGCGGGAAGCGTGATGGAGTGGATCGACCAGGCCGGGTATGCCTGCGCGGTCGGCTGGAGCGGGCGGTACTGCGTCACGGCGTACGTCGGGAACGTGCAGCACACGCGGCCGATCGCACCCGGGTCTCTCGTGGCGGTCCACGCGCGGGTCGTGCACACGGGCCGGTCGAGCGTGCACGTCGCCGTGACCGTCGAGGCCGCCGACATCCGCTCCCGCCGATACGAGCCGGCGACCACCTGCATGCTCGTCTTCGTCGCCGTCGATGACGATCGCCGGCCCGCGTCCGTGCCCGAGTGGACGCCGCGCACCGACGCCGACCGCGCACTCGGGGCGATCGCGACGTCGCGTATCGCCGCGCGCGACACCATCAAGAAGGCCATGCTCTCCCAGGTCTACACCGACGACACCGCGGCACCCCGGTCGCAGATGCGCTTCCTCGCCCCGCCGAGCGCGGTGAACTTCGGCGGCGCCGCGCACGGCGGCACGGTGATGGGCTGGATCGACGAGGCCGCCTTCGCGTGCGCAGCCGCGTGGTCGTCCGACAAGGCCGTGGCGGTGTACTCCGGGGGAATCCATTTCCTCGCGCCGGTGCGGATCGGTCACGTCGTCGAGCCTCGACGCCCGCCTGATCTACACCGGGCCCCGCAGCATGCACATCGTCGTGCGGGTGCTCTCCGCCGACCCCCGGATGCCCGCCGAGACGACCCTCACCACGCAGTGCATCATGGTCTTCGTCGATCCCGGCCAGGACGGCCGTGCCCGCGCCGTTCCACGCTGGGAGCCCGAGCTCGCTGA
- a CDS encoding 3-oxoacid CoA-transferase subunit A gives MIDKTVAGVADAVADIPDGATIMIGGFGRAGQPVELIDALIAQGAKDLTIVNNNAGNGDVGLAALLAKRRVRKIICSFPRQSDSWVFDGLYRDGDIELELVPQGNLAERIRAAGAGIGAFFSPTGVGTELAEGKEAREIDGRTYVLEYPIKADVALISALTGDRWGNLVFRETARNFGPIMATAATRTIAQVDQIVPLGSLDPEAVVTPGIFVDRVVAVGERPWLKDGAFVGGVDLEGRPVR, from the coding sequence GTGATCGACAAAACCGTGGCGGGCGTCGCAGACGCCGTCGCCGACATCCCCGACGGGGCGACCATCATGATCGGCGGGTTCGGCCGCGCCGGTCAGCCGGTCGAGCTCATCGACGCCCTCATCGCGCAGGGCGCGAAGGACCTGACGATCGTCAACAACAACGCCGGGAACGGCGATGTGGGGCTCGCAGCCCTCCTCGCCAAGAGGCGGGTGCGCAAGATCATCTGCTCGTTTCCGCGCCAGAGCGACTCGTGGGTGTTCGACGGACTGTACCGCGACGGCGACATCGAGCTCGAGCTCGTGCCGCAGGGGAACCTCGCCGAACGCATCCGCGCCGCCGGCGCCGGGATCGGCGCCTTCTTCTCACCGACCGGGGTGGGCACCGAGCTCGCCGAGGGCAAGGAGGCCCGCGAGATCGACGGTCGCACCTACGTGCTGGAGTACCCGATCAAGGCTGACGTCGCGCTGATCAGCGCGCTCACGGGCGACCGGTGGGGCAACCTCGTCTTCCGCGAGACGGCCCGCAACTTCGGCCCGATCATGGCCACAGCGGCGACCCGCACGATCGCGCAGGTCGACCAGATCGTCCCGCTCGGAAGCCTCGATCCCGAGGCTGTGGTGACCCCCGGAATCTTCGTCGACCGCGTCGTCGCGGTCGGCGAGCGCCCCTGGCTGAAAGACGGCGCCTTCGTGGGCGGCGTCGACCTGGAAGGACGGCCCGTCCGATGA
- a CDS encoding 3-oxoacid CoA-transferase subunit B — MSTRISRDDLARRIAADIPEGAYVNLGIGAPTLVANFLPADLEIILHTENGLLGMGPAPEAGAVDPDLINAGKQAVTALPGAAYFHHADSFGMMRGGHLDVCVLGAFQVSETGDLANWSTGAPGAIPAVGGAMDLAIGAKDVYVMTDLLTKSGESKLVTACTYPLTGVGCVTRVYTDHAIFDVTPGGFAVREAFGDNTVASLEELTGLSLAPAEGH, encoded by the coding sequence ATGAGCACCCGCATCTCGCGAGACGACCTCGCCCGCCGCATCGCCGCCGACATCCCCGAGGGCGCCTACGTCAACCTCGGCATCGGCGCCCCCACCCTCGTGGCGAACTTCCTCCCCGCCGACCTCGAGATCATCCTCCACACCGAGAACGGGCTCCTGGGAATGGGGCCCGCGCCCGAGGCGGGCGCCGTGGACCCCGACCTGATCAACGCCGGCAAGCAGGCCGTCACCGCCCTCCCGGGTGCGGCGTACTTCCATCACGCCGATTCCTTCGGCATGATGCGCGGCGGGCACCTCGACGTCTGCGTGCTGGGGGCGTTCCAGGTCTCGGAGACCGGCGATCTGGCGAACTGGTCGACGGGGGCGCCCGGCGCGATCCCCGCCGTCGGCGGGGCGATGGATCTCGCCATCGGCGCGAAGGATGTCTACGTCATGACCGACCTGCTCACCAAGTCCGGGGAGTCCAAACTCGTCACGGCCTGCACGTATCCGCTCACCGGCGTGGGCTGCGTCACCCGTGTGTACACCGACCACGCGATCTTCGACGTGACCCCGGGGGGGTTCGCGGTACGGGAGGCGTTCGGCGACAACACCGTCGCCTCACTCGAAGAACTCACCGGCCTCAGCCTGGCCCCGGCGGAAGGACACTGA
- a CDS encoding IclR family transcriptional regulator domain-containing protein, giving the protein MSGEGPEPSSEFVQSLARGLGVIRAFDAEHPSLTLSDVARRTDLTRAAARRFLHTLQTLGYVRSDGRAFALTPKVLELGFSYLSALSLPEVVQPHLEALSREVDESVSAAVLAGAEVVYVARVPTRRIMSVRITIGTRFPAYATSMGRVLLAALPEAAVAGILSLLPPAHLTDRTLTDPEALAAELARVRTQGWSLVDGELEPGLRSVAAPVRDRTGSVVAAVNISTSATRDTVDRVRETYLPALLAATRAIEADLRLV; this is encoded by the coding sequence GTGAGCGGCGAAGGACCCGAGCCCTCGAGCGAGTTCGTTCAGTCGCTGGCGCGCGGACTCGGCGTCATCCGCGCCTTCGACGCGGAGCACCCGTCGCTCACCCTCAGCGACGTCGCGCGCCGCACCGATCTGACCCGCGCCGCGGCGCGACGGTTCCTGCACACGCTGCAGACGCTTGGATACGTCCGCAGCGACGGTCGTGCCTTCGCACTGACGCCGAAGGTGCTCGAGCTCGGGTTCAGCTACCTGTCGGCGCTGTCGCTGCCCGAGGTCGTGCAGCCGCACCTCGAGGCGCTCTCGCGCGAGGTCGACGAGAGCGTCTCGGCGGCCGTCCTCGCCGGCGCGGAGGTCGTGTACGTCGCCCGCGTGCCCACGCGTCGCATCATGAGCGTCCGCATCACGATCGGCACGAGGTTCCCCGCCTACGCCACGTCGATGGGACGGGTGCTGCTGGCCGCCCTGCCGGAGGCGGCGGTCGCCGGCATCCTCTCCCTCCTTCCGCCCGCGCACCTCACCGACCGCACCCTCACCGATCCCGAGGCGCTCGCCGCCGAGCTCGCGCGCGTGCGCACGCAGGGGTGGTCGCTCGTCGACGGCGAGCTGGAGCCGGGCCTCCGCTCGGTCGCCGCACCGGTCCGCGACCGCACCGGCTCGGTGGTGGCCGCCGTGAACATCTCCACCAGCGCGACGCGCGACACCGTCGACCGGGTGCGCGAGACCTATCTCCCCGCGCTCCTGGCGGCCACTCGGGCGATCGAGGCGGATCTGCGGCTGGTGTAG